The sequence below is a genomic window from Neodiprion pinetum isolate iyNeoPine1 chromosome 7, iyNeoPine1.2, whole genome shotgun sequence.
TGAACGCGTTCTTCGAAGAGGGCGGCAGTGACAGAGTCAACTTTCTCCAATTCATGCAAGTCTTGGCCCACTTTAGGCCTATTAAAAAGAACAGTCCAAATCGGCTAAACTCTAgacaagaaaaattgaaatgtaagTTCAAATGCACACAGGAAAACACTCATAATTACCATATTTTCCTGCTAATATTTCCAAATGTTTCTCTTCAATTTTAGATTCTGGTTAAATGTATTTAATTAAACgctaattatttaattatagtTGCCTTCAGAATGTACGATTTGGATAACGATGATTTAATTTCAAAGGAAGAATTACTGGCAATCTTGCATATGATGGTGGGGGCCAATATAAGGTAGACGATTGTTCAGTGATGCAGTAATGGCTtacaaaatgttaaaaaaCTCAATTAGCTGAcacgttattttttatacttttcattgaaacaataaacatATGATTGCAGTGAAGAACAGCTGACTAGCATCGCCGAGCGGACTATAGTAGAGGCTGATGAAAATGGGGATGGGATGATTTCATTCGAGGAATTTGTCAAAGCATTGGAAAGGACGGacgttgaacaaaaaatgtcCATCAGATTTCTTAGCTAAAAATTGTATCTACTGATCAAGCACAGAGTATTGTATATTAATAGCTGAATATAGTCATTAATCTGTTTATTTATAAGATTCAACAAACGACGAATTCGAATTGTTTGCCTTAATGCTGACATTTGCAATCACTCTTCAAGATTGTCAACTAACTGTGCAAATTAGCAAAATGTAGCTGCACGTCAATGTTCTAACTTGAAATACGCTTGAACTCTACAATTCAGTTATAGCCAgctactattttttttcctttttttttttttgcttattcAGAGTGAGCGGAATAGTTGGAACGGTAGTAAAATAGACCATAGTAACTTTTGGTTGGTGAATGtacatgatataaaataaGACGGAATTACATGGGCCGAAAACAAATATCAGAATCAATTGTCTCATCTGGAGGTACATAAATGTGTCGTTCAGGCCCATAATGTAGATAGAATGTGTATAGCAAGTacgtaattaataaataatttcagagCTCAATTTTTATGGTAGATAAGTTGTGGGAACATTTCAGGTAGATAATTATGATTAATCAATTAcagatacatacatacagtAATCATAACAATCTCGGGTAtgtcatttattatttctaggtCAGAATGATGAAGTTCGTGAAACCCTGTAATATTGGTGTTTTGATTGAATATAACATAGAAGATAGAGCCGATCCTGCTTTGGAATGCTTAAGCataaatgattaaattatttaccaCATGTTTAGTCTTACCGATATTCAGGATTCACACGTTctgtttacaaaatatattgtCGAATAAACCAAGAATAAAGCATAAAATATCAAACTCTCTCCAGAAAGAATTTCGTTAAATGCCCGTGGCTTCTCATTTATAGAGTCTATCAATTGCTATACTTACAAACCATTTCAatgattattaaattataatttatttaatacaaaataatttgatgCCTAATCTTCTTTaggtataaattattaatCTACGCTGTGGAGGATACTGCcaactttttcaagtgctccatAAATACTTGAAGACTGACATCGTCTGTTAATACAGGTGCTCCACTTTCCTAAAATCCAAGCAATTCAGTTTACATAATTTCGAGGGGAAAATTTAATCATAGTGGAGGCAAAAATATGTGGTATAATATTTGTACTGTCAAAACCTGCACCAAGCATTTATTAGGATATCATGATTTTATGAGAGAATTGTGATTATTTGTACTTCATAGTGTCCAAGGTATTTACTGGTCTGCAATGAATAAGAAATATTACTTGTGTGCATACGTCCACACCGATTACATATAACTCGAAGTGACCGAAAAGTCCCTTCTCTCCGAAGCTCCAATTATCAAGCACCCATACCGGAAAGAAACAAAaggagaaggaagaaaaaacataaaaaatgataaaatgaaCACACCCCATTGGGCATCGGCATCCCCTGGATCGCAGGATTCATGGCGacataaaaattatcattacaGTTACACATTGCTGGCAGCTAATGCTATATTTCAGCTTAGCACATAGTGAGAGGTATATGCGGCCAATGATTGTGTCACATTTACAATAACGAAAACCCTATGGATTAAATTACAGATAAACTTTAACAGTTATTTGTCTTTAGTAATAGAAGTCTCTGATCAATCAGCTATTTTTGATGATCCTTCTACACGGATGAAAAATTCCATTGAGTAACGAGGGATATCGATATGATTGATATTCATTAATCGAAGAAGATTCAATTCGACATTCGAGTAGGAATACAAAAATCTGTAGGTATTGATAGATATCAGAAGTACTTACCGCCCCATAGGCATACATATTATTGTGAGTTTGGCTCGGATTGACTTTACTGAGAAGAAACCTTGCTTGGGATCCTCCTTGTTCAGTATCGATATACCGAGGAGCTGGGAATCTCCCAGCCAGAATTTCTGCTGCGTCGTCTACAGGGGCTGCCAGTAGCTGGCGGAAATTCTCGTATTCTGGTTGATCTTGGTATTTCAGTTGACGCCACTGAGCTATCGTCTAGTAATAAGAACGTTAACGGATATAAATGATCCCTGAGCTGGACCATAACTCAGTTGAGAAAACGATTTGACTGTGATGCGTaactatttgaaaaaaaaaaaaaaaaaaccatccaAAATTCACCAAAATTAGTTTGTTTCCTAATTGAGTGCGAGGGGATAGATGTACTTACCTCTCCATGGAAAATGAGAATTTGGAAGAAAGTGTCCATGAGCAGGATTCTGTCTGGTTGAATTGATGATGTGTCTAATAGGACAGGTTCTGGGGGACCTCCAAATCCATAGCTGTACAAGATTGGCTGTACCATGATGAGAGAATTTGTCAGGTCTTCTCTCATAAGCATGTGCCTAAGTACCATAAAGAAATTGCGAGGTgtttacgattatttttcggaTAGTAGGTACTTTGCAAGAATTGAATCACCTGGCATCTTACCTATAGAAACTGGTCTCATCCGGggaattattgaaaacttgaagaaaCTGAGATCTTCTGAGATGATACATGAACTGTGGGTATAGCGAAAAGTTCTCTGCCAATCTAAAACTGTTTGGATCATCCTTCGCGTATTCTCCGAACTTTTGACACTGAAAATGACCGAGATTCCACCTTTACAGTGCTGTTTGTAGAGAAAATAGCCATGAAAATGCAGTGAAATTATAATCACGTACGAGTCTAATGAGCATCCTATCCACCCATCTAAGAACATCCGGTCCATCGTCTGTCTCAGCTCTAAACACAGCAAGACGAGACATGAGAACTGCTGCAGCCTCTTGATCAAAGCCTGCACTGACATGATGCAATGACGTAGACGCGTCCGCCCAGCTATAGATAAAATAATCGAATCATTAGGAATCTGACATTCAGAATAAGGTTATTCATTTGCCGTGTGAACTGtgtaaaacaagaaaaataaactaacTTTCTGGCAATAGTAGTGACCCTAATTCTCCTTTGCCCGCTACTGTGTTGATACTGTGTGATGAACTGGATGCACCCTCTTCCGCCCTGGGGTATGGGTGCAGCGTGTTGATTAACAACTTCAAAGAATAAAGCTGTCGTAGTGGAAGGGTTCAATGAACAAAACTTCCATTGGCAAGTACCGCCTAGGCCAACTTCCTGTTCTCCGACACTGGGTCCTTTGACGTTGAGCGATACACACGGACCAATTGCTCCGGATACTTTGATTTCTCTCGACGTTTTCACCTCCAGTGTTGCGTTAAATGCCATTTTCAAGTCTCCTTTTGGATCCTTAGCAAAAACACGTTGAAACGTTTGTTTGAAAAGTGAAGAATTGAAAGAATCTCCCATAACCATGTGTCCTCCCGTTGAATTACAACATTGTCTCATTTCTAGTAGTCCAGTCTGGTCCAGGGCACATGAGTATATATCGATTATGTGACCGTTTGCAGCTGCACGAGCGGCTAAGCTGTCGTAGTGCTTTGTCGCCTTTTTCATATACTTGGCATTGTCTTTGTGGATGTCATGATGGGATCGAATCGGCTGACGCAAATCGTCGGTGACAACTTGACCTGGTCCTTGACTGCACAATCCGCCCACGAACAACATGATCCTgtgtaaatggaaaatgatgCACTGATGCTATATTTAATGAAAAGTTCACACCGATACACTCGTGACAAaagttctgaaaaaaatgtttatattcaaagaaagaaacaatttGAGCAATCACTGCATACTGAACAATGGGGATGGGTCCTTCTTCTACCACTCCAAACTGACACAAGTCATCGCagcaaataattttacacttACCTCCCACCAGTATTGGCATAACTAGCTTCTAGCAGTCCCGTTGCAACAGCCAGAGCAACACCAGTTGATCTCAGGGATCGCTTTCCCGGACCTACAGGCCACGGATCTTTTTGTAACTCTCCCAGCAAATCGGTCAAGCTCATATCGCATTTGTGCACAGGCTGAAGAAATCTGTTAGCTGGAGAAAGGGGTTGACCACCAGGTACTCTTTGCGGATTTGGATTTTGCCCAGGGACTGGTCTTCCGATACCTGGAAAAATCGAGATGAGTAAAGGAAGTGCTTTTGAAAAAGCTGAATCAAGCAAAGGGTCCGATTTACCTACCCAACATATCCTGGACTTGTTTTGGCTGGAGATCCTTGGTCCCCCGAAACACATAACTTTTACTGCAACCCTCGCAGCCCAGCTCGTGAACTTGAACCATTTTTCCAAACGTGATCAAGCCGATTAGTGCATTAGGTGGGAGAAGGGAAAGTGACATCTGCAGCGAATCCTTCAGAGCCCCCAGTTCTTCTTCGTCAAGACACGTATCCACAACAAGCAAGAATATCGGTGGCAGACACTGTGCTCTAGTAATAGTATACTCGATGGTAGAAAACATCGGTATCAATTCGGCAGGCTGATGTTGTTCCGAAATGGCTGCATACTGGGGAGGGAAGGGATTCCTCTGGAAGCAGAAGTTGCAGACCCAGAGCTTGGCACGGTAATCTACTTGGCAAAGTGGATTCAAAATCGCCCTGCATGTCGATCTTGTGCACAGTACTGGATCGTACTGAATAGGCGGGAGATCTAGGCGCTCTTTTATCGGCTGGTAGAGTGTCCCCAATGGAACCACAAGCCGTGTAGCTTCGATTCGTGATGATGGCCACACATTCCATGTGAACCTTACTCCGTCCCGATCCTCGTTTTGCTGAATGAATTCTTCGTATGTCGTCATATCGCTCTGGGTTTTATCTCAGTTTAAGCAAAGACCTATAATGAAGGCATGCAAGAGAATCAGAAGCCGGGATGGTGATGTTTTGAGGCCAGTTCATAAAATTGGATTGCGACGAATTGGGGGCGACAAATATGTAGTGTACTTGCAGGGTAAGGAAATAAGGCTTCTTCAATGAATATTTACGTATTCTAGTCAGGTCTTGATTTTCTTACCGCATACAGTTTACACTTGATCGAGAAAATGAACGCAAATTTCGTGCGAGTAGTTCGATTGTTTTAGGTTATGACAGGAAACTTACCTGACAGCTGcca
It includes:
- the elm gene encoding calcineurin B homologous protein 1 isoform X2, which codes for MGNRSSLLLREEEIAQIQDATGFTPNQIERLYSRFTSLDRGDCGTLSREDFLRIPELAINPLGDRIVNAFFEEGGSDRVNFLQFMQVLAHFRPIKKNSPNRLNSRQEKLKFAFRMYDLDNDDLISKEELLAILHMMVGANISEEQLTSIAERTIVEADENGDGMISFEEFVKALERTDVEQKMSIRFLS
- the Sec23 gene encoding protein transport protein Sec23A isoform X1, giving the protein MTTYEEFIQQNEDRDGVRFTWNVWPSSRIEATRLVVPLGTLYQPIKERLDLPPIQYDPVLCTRSTCRAILNPLCQVDYRAKLWVCNFCFQRNPFPPQYAAISEQHQPAELIPMFSTIEYTITRAQCLPPIFLLVVDTCLDEEELGALKDSLQMSLSLLPPNALIGLITFGKMVQVHELGCEGCSKSYVFRGTKDLQPKQVQDMLGIGRPVPGQNPNPQRVPGGQPLSPANRFLQPVHKCDMSLTDLLGELQKDPWPVGPGKRSLRSTGVALAVATGLLEASYANTGGRIMLFVGGLCSQGPGQVVTDDLRQPIRSHHDIHKDNAKYMKKATKHYDSLAARAAANGHIIDIYSCALDQTGLLEMRQCCNSTGGHMVMGDSFNSSLFKQTFQRVFAKDPKGDLKMAFNATLEVKTSREIKVSGAIGPCVSLNVKGPSVGEQEVGLGGTCQWKFCSLNPSTTTALFFEVVNQHAAPIPQGGRGCIQFITQYQHSSGQRRIRVTTIARNWADASTSLHHVSAGFDQEAAAVLMSRLAVFRAETDDGPDVLRWVDRMLIRLCQKFGEYAKDDPNSFRLAENFSLYPQFMYHLRRSQFLQVFNNSPDETSFYRHMLMREDLTNSLIMVQPILYSYGFGGPPEPVLLDTSSIQPDRILLMDTFFQILIFHGETIAQWRQLKYQDQPEYENFRQLLAAPVDDAAEILAGRFPAPRYIDTEQGGSQARFLLSKVNPSQTHNNMYAYGAGMPMPNGESGAPVLTDDVSLQVFMEHLKKLAVSSTA
- the Sec23 gene encoding protein transport protein Sec23A isoform X2, which encodes MTTYEEFIQQNEDRDGVRFTWNVWPSSRIEATRLVVPLGTLYQPIKERLDLPPIQYDPVLCTRSTCRAILNPLCQVDYRAKLWVCNFCFQRNPFPPQYAAISEQHQPAELIPMFSTIEYTITRAQCLPPIFLLVVDTCLDEEELGALKDSLQMSLSLLPPNALIGLITFGKMVQVHELGCEGCSKSYVFRGTKDLQPKQVQDMLGIGRPVPGQNPNPQRVPGGQPLSPANRFLQPVHKCDMSLTDLLGELQKDPWPVGPGKRSLRSTGVALAVATGLLEASYANTGGRIMLFVGGLCSQGPGQVVTDDLRQPIRSHHDIHKDNAKYMKKATKHYDSLAARAAANGHIIDIYSCALDQTGLLEMRQCCNSTGGHMVMGDSFNSSLFKQTFQRVFAKDPKGDLKMAFNATLEVKTSREIKVSGAIGPCVSLNVKGPSVGEQEVGLGGTCQWKFCSLNPSTTTALFFEVVNQHAAPIPQGGRGCIQFITQYQHSSGQRRIRVTTIARNWADASTSLHHVSAGFDQEAAAVLMSRLAVFRAETDDGPDVLRWVDRMLIRLCQKFGEYAKDDPNSFRLAENFSLYPQFMYHLRRSQFLQVFNNSPDETSFYRHMLMREDLTNSLIMVQPILYSYGFGGPPEPVLLDTSSIQPDRILLMDTFFQILIFHGETIAQWRQLKYQDQPEYENFRQLLAAPVDDAAEILAGRFPAPRYIDTEQGGSQARFLLSKVNPSQTHNNMYAYGAESGAPVLTDDVSLQVFMEHLKKLAVSSTA